The following proteins come from a genomic window of Hypanus sabinus isolate sHypSab1 chromosome 9, sHypSab1.hap1, whole genome shotgun sequence:
- the LOC132399605 gene encoding carbonic anhydrase 14-like isoform X2, with protein sequence MEGCGCFVGRTSHWEYDGPLGVKHWQEEFVYCGKEAQSPINIQTLNAQYDRSLKAVRLSGYSDPSCDAFTLSNNGHTVRMDLPSTMYISSLPRKFRAAQLHFHWGSLVWPSGSEHLVDGERAPAEMHIVHYNSEKYQNLSEAMRKADGLVVLGVLLEVGKFKNPAYESILSHLESIPFAGQEVEIPSFDIRSLLPKRLDQYFTYRGSLTTPPCFQSVRWIIFHRRVLLSLSQFKTLRTGLFRTSADTVPSLPLVNNFRDAQPVGNRRVKASFPVGWAVHFRKAVQKLLKMLSVKLH encoded by the exons GTCCTCTGGGAGTCAAACACTGGCAGGAAGAGTTTGTGTACTGCGGCAAGGAAGCGCAGTCCCCCATCAACATCCAGACGCTGAATGCCCAGTATGACCGCTCGCTGAAAGCCGTTCGGTTAAGCGGTTACAGTGACCCATCCTGTGACGCCTTCACCCTCTCCAACAACGGCCACACAG TGCGGATGGACCTCCCATCCACCATGTACATCAGCAGCTTGCCCCGGAAGTTCCGAGCTGCGCAGCTCCACTTCCACTGGGGGAGCCTGGTGTGGCCCAGTGGATCGGAGCACCTCGTTGACGGAGAGAGGGCACCTGCCGAG ATGCACATAGTTCATTACAACTCGGAGAAATATCAGAACTTGTCAGAGGCCATGAGGAAGGCGGACGGGCTGGTGGTCCTGGGAGTTCTGCTGGAG gTTGGCAAATTTAAAAATCCAGCTTATGAAAGTATCCTGAGTCACTTGGAATCGATCCCATTTGCAG GTCAGGAGGTGGAGATTCCATCTTTTGATATCCGGTCCTTGCTCCCTAAACGACTGGACCAATACTTCACCTACCGAGGCTCTCTGACCACACCACCCTGCTTCCAGAGTGTCCGCTGGATTATATTCCATCGGCGCGTTCTATTATCCCTTTCCCAG TTCAAGACCCTGAGGACTGGGCTGTTCCGCACGTCAGCTGACACAGTGCCAAGTCTGCCATTGGTCAACAACTTCAGAGACGCCCAGCCAGTTGGGAACCGGCGAGTCAAGGCCTCGTTCCCTGTGG GTTGGGCCGTCCACTTTCGGAAGGCAGTCCAAAAGCTTCTGAAGATGCTGTCGGTGAAACTGCACTGA
- the LOC132399605 gene encoding carbonic anhydrase 14-like isoform X5, whose protein sequence is MFSSHWEYDGPLGVKHWQEEFVYCGKEAQSPINIQTLNAQYDRSLKAVRLSGYSDPSCDAFTLSNNGHTVRMDLPSTMYISSLPRKFRAAQLHFHWGSLVWPSGSEHLVDGERAPAEMHIVHYNSEKYQNLSEAMRKADGLVVLGVLLEVGKFKNPAYESILSHLESIPFAGQEVEIPSFDIRSLLPKRLDQYFTYRGSLTTPPCFQSVRWIIFHRRVLLSLSQFKTLRTGLFRTSADTVPSLPLVNNFRDAQPVGNRRVKASFPVGWAVHFRKAVQKLLKMLSVKLH, encoded by the exons GTCCTCTGGGAGTCAAACACTGGCAGGAAGAGTTTGTGTACTGCGGCAAGGAAGCGCAGTCCCCCATCAACATCCAGACGCTGAATGCCCAGTATGACCGCTCGCTGAAAGCCGTTCGGTTAAGCGGTTACAGTGACCCATCCTGTGACGCCTTCACCCTCTCCAACAACGGCCACACAG TGCGGATGGACCTCCCATCCACCATGTACATCAGCAGCTTGCCCCGGAAGTTCCGAGCTGCGCAGCTCCACTTCCACTGGGGGAGCCTGGTGTGGCCCAGTGGATCGGAGCACCTCGTTGACGGAGAGAGGGCACCTGCCGAG ATGCACATAGTTCATTACAACTCGGAGAAATATCAGAACTTGTCAGAGGCCATGAGGAAGGCGGACGGGCTGGTGGTCCTGGGAGTTCTGCTGGAG gTTGGCAAATTTAAAAATCCAGCTTATGAAAGTATCCTGAGTCACTTGGAATCGATCCCATTTGCAG GTCAGGAGGTGGAGATTCCATCTTTTGATATCCGGTCCTTGCTCCCTAAACGACTGGACCAATACTTCACCTACCGAGGCTCTCTGACCACACCACCCTGCTTCCAGAGTGTCCGCTGGATTATATTCCATCGGCGCGTTCTATTATCCCTTTCCCAG TTCAAGACCCTGAGGACTGGGCTGTTCCGCACGTCAGCTGACACAGTGCCAAGTCTGCCATTGGTCAACAACTTCAGAGACGCCCAGCCAGTTGGGAACCGGCGAGTCAAGGCCTCGTTCCCTGTGG GTTGGGCCGTCCACTTTCGGAAGGCAGTCCAAAAGCTTCTGAAGATGCTGTCGGTGAAACTGCACTGA
- the LOC132399605 gene encoding carbonic anhydrase 14-like isoform X3 — MREPRAEGRGASHWEYDGPLGVKHWQEEFVYCGKEAQSPINIQTLNAQYDRSLKAVRLSGYSDPSCDAFTLSNNGHTVRMDLPSTMYISSLPRKFRAAQLHFHWGSLVWPSGSEHLVDGERAPAEMHIVHYNSEKYQNLSEAMRKADGLVVLGVLLEVGKFKNPAYESILSHLESIPFAGQEVEIPSFDIRSLLPKRLDQYFTYRGSLTTPPCFQSVRWIIFHRRVLLSLSQFKTLRTGLFRTSADTVPSLPLVNNFRDAQPVGNRRVKASFPVGWAVHFRKAVQKLLKMLSVKLH; from the exons GTCCTCTGGGAGTCAAACACTGGCAGGAAGAGTTTGTGTACTGCGGCAAGGAAGCGCAGTCCCCCATCAACATCCAGACGCTGAATGCCCAGTATGACCGCTCGCTGAAAGCCGTTCGGTTAAGCGGTTACAGTGACCCATCCTGTGACGCCTTCACCCTCTCCAACAACGGCCACACAG TGCGGATGGACCTCCCATCCACCATGTACATCAGCAGCTTGCCCCGGAAGTTCCGAGCTGCGCAGCTCCACTTCCACTGGGGGAGCCTGGTGTGGCCCAGTGGATCGGAGCACCTCGTTGACGGAGAGAGGGCACCTGCCGAG ATGCACATAGTTCATTACAACTCGGAGAAATATCAGAACTTGTCAGAGGCCATGAGGAAGGCGGACGGGCTGGTGGTCCTGGGAGTTCTGCTGGAG gTTGGCAAATTTAAAAATCCAGCTTATGAAAGTATCCTGAGTCACTTGGAATCGATCCCATTTGCAG GTCAGGAGGTGGAGATTCCATCTTTTGATATCCGGTCCTTGCTCCCTAAACGACTGGACCAATACTTCACCTACCGAGGCTCTCTGACCACACCACCCTGCTTCCAGAGTGTCCGCTGGATTATATTCCATCGGCGCGTTCTATTATCCCTTTCCCAG TTCAAGACCCTGAGGACTGGGCTGTTCCGCACGTCAGCTGACACAGTGCCAAGTCTGCCATTGGTCAACAACTTCAGAGACGCCCAGCCAGTTGGGAACCGGCGAGTCAAGGCCTCGTTCCCTGTGG GTTGGGCCGTCCACTTTCGGAAGGCAGTCCAAAAGCTTCTGAAGATGCTGTCGGTGAAACTGCACTGA
- the LOC132399605 gene encoding carbonic anhydrase 14-like isoform X4 — MRERRAEGRGASHWEYDGPLGVKHWQEEFVYCGKEAQSPINIQTLNAQYDRSLKAVRLSGYSDPSCDAFTLSNNGHTVRMDLPSTMYISSLPRKFRAAQLHFHWGSLVWPSGSEHLVDGERAPAEMHIVHYNSEKYQNLSEAMRKADGLVVLGVLLEVGKFKNPAYESILSHLESIPFAGQEVEIPSFDIRSLLPKRLDQYFTYRGSLTTPPCFQSVRWIIFHRRVLLSLSQFKTLRTGLFRTSADTVPSLPLVNNFRDAQPVGNRRVKASFPVGWAVHFRKAVQKLLKMLSVKLH; from the exons GTCCTCTGGGAGTCAAACACTGGCAGGAAGAGTTTGTGTACTGCGGCAAGGAAGCGCAGTCCCCCATCAACATCCAGACGCTGAATGCCCAGTATGACCGCTCGCTGAAAGCCGTTCGGTTAAGCGGTTACAGTGACCCATCCTGTGACGCCTTCACCCTCTCCAACAACGGCCACACAG TGCGGATGGACCTCCCATCCACCATGTACATCAGCAGCTTGCCCCGGAAGTTCCGAGCTGCGCAGCTCCACTTCCACTGGGGGAGCCTGGTGTGGCCCAGTGGATCGGAGCACCTCGTTGACGGAGAGAGGGCACCTGCCGAG ATGCACATAGTTCATTACAACTCGGAGAAATATCAGAACTTGTCAGAGGCCATGAGGAAGGCGGACGGGCTGGTGGTCCTGGGAGTTCTGCTGGAG gTTGGCAAATTTAAAAATCCAGCTTATGAAAGTATCCTGAGTCACTTGGAATCGATCCCATTTGCAG GTCAGGAGGTGGAGATTCCATCTTTTGATATCCGGTCCTTGCTCCCTAAACGACTGGACCAATACTTCACCTACCGAGGCTCTCTGACCACACCACCCTGCTTCCAGAGTGTCCGCTGGATTATATTCCATCGGCGCGTTCTATTATCCCTTTCCCAG TTCAAGACCCTGAGGACTGGGCTGTTCCGCACGTCAGCTGACACAGTGCCAAGTCTGCCATTGGTCAACAACTTCAGAGACGCCCAGCCAGTTGGGAACCGGCGAGTCAAGGCCTCGTTCCCTGTGG GTTGGGCCGTCCACTTTCGGAAGGCAGTCCAAAAGCTTCTGAAGATGCTGTCGGTGAAACTGCACTGA